The Camelina sativa cultivar DH55 chromosome 16, Cs, whole genome shotgun sequence sequence TGGAGAAATTTCACACAATATAAAGCTTGCAAGAGATCCTGATATAATAATGCTTACCGTAGGAAATTCAGAACAATCAAAATTCTCAATCTGGCTAATACCACTGTTGCCTTGTAGCAAATTCTCATAAAAGGTATGTGGGTCATGACCTAATGGTGTTTCAACTCCCATGCCTGTCACTACAACCCGACGCTGCTCCGTAGGCGGTTTCTTGTTAACCATGGCTTCCTTTTCCATCTCCATCACTGCCATGGCTCCACCTAAAGACCACAAAGACATTACAGTTGATGGTAAATTAGCTTACTCCGAAACAACATCTCAATGGTATGGTAAACAAGATAGTTACAGGCAACATCAGAATTCATATTATATAGTTCACCGCCACTTGTTCAGTATCCCTGATTCCTCATCTAGAGCCTAACCACACGAAAAAGTACCTTCTTTAATAATACATGAAATCAagataaaaatccaaactttcaCATGTCAGCTGCTTCCATCATTAGCCCAATACCATAAACCCATAGCAACATCGAACTAAGgaacattaaagaaaaaaaaaaaacccagattGGAAGAGAAATGTAAATACCGGAAGAAGGAGTAgctcgattcaatctcctctgGTTTCGATTCACAGAAAGAGTATTGGATCCAAAGAGAGAAGACAAGGcattgttgttggtgttggaGTAGTGAGTACAAGGACCAAAATCCAAACAAGAAGAGACAAGAGCTTGAATGGTGGGAGGGGAAGGGGATCGAGGAGGAGAAGAGGCAGAGGAGCATTTGGTAAGCTGCCTCCTTCGCCGACTCCGCCCACCAGATTGAAGCGCAACAGCAGCCTGACGGCTATCTCCACCGCCGCCGTCGTGAGAGACGGACATGCAAGCAGCAACGAACCAAGTGCATAACGGAGATGCGTAACAAGAAGACGCACCCACCACCATGGcaagaaaaaaagtgaatgaaGCGAAGAGagaaggtgagagagagagagagagaacaaaaggagagaaagcgAGAAATGAGTGAAGAGAGAATCTAGCGGAAGGGGAAATGGTATTCACGAGAGATTTAAGAGAGAATCGATCTgtgatgatctctctctcttcttctctctctctctctctttcaggAGGCGTGCAGAGAGCCTTCGATGCGTAAAATCGTGCGTGGAGACGCCAAAAATCCTCCTctgataaaaaaacaacaaacagagacagagagaaagagagagagaagagatgaataCAACAAAACACtctatacacacaaaaaaaaaaaaaaaccaatcgaCACTTCAAATCTCAAATTTATCGATGACCagaataaatttatttattttctattttattttgtttaattcttaAATCTCAAATGAACTTTTGcaataaaatctatttttgttaGAAGTTGATGAcatcttatcaaaaaaaaaaaaaaaaaaaggaaaaaaaaactgaaaagagTGCATTAGAGTGATTCATTTACACATATTTGTATCCAATCACAAATTATAGAGAAATCACTATTTTATGTTTCAATTATATGATgatacaatttaaaaatattacaccctccaaattttattttatttttattttattttatgtacacAAGTGCATACAGAAGAGATTTGGTGACCTCGGTTTAATCGAAGGAAGGACACTGGGCAtaccattattttatttttgttgtatttacttttttttgttttgttttgtggcaGCGAGCGAAGTGTTTACAGTAAGGGATAGCGATATGGCAAAGTATCCCACACTCCTTTCAACGGTTAGTATTACTACTCTCTTAACTAAGACAGTCACGTTGTGTTTACtactcagagagagagagatatacacGTATGAAGTACGATACAATCGAGAGACGAACATTTACTAATTTTTATGcacaatttataaaaatgtgaCGGTACTATACTAGAGATCAGTAGATctagaaaagcaaaaaaaaaaaaaacattgatcatAAAAGtcatggatttgattttgatacGTTAAAGCTGACTATTAGAaggtaataaataaatagaccCCTCTCAACATTCATTAAATTCATACACAATTAATGTCTCTTTTTGACTTGCTACATGTAAATCAAAAGTTTGATAGGGATACAcgtgatttgtttttcctaatgatGATCGTAACATACATACAACACACTTACACATCAAGTAGCTAAGCTCTACAGCCTCTAACTTAATACTCCTCCATTGCAACCAAAACcaagttgtatttttttatactaGTATTGGTTTATGTTGGTTCGGAACCAAACCCCAAgagttcagttttttttttgttttgtttattaaggAAATggaataaccaaaaaaaaaacagaggaagcagGAAAGAGGGAGCAAGAGAAAATGCATGGAAAGAGTCAAAGTGGGTAAGCTCTCTCATACCTAACATTCCATTCTCGCATCACCATTCTCAGCTAAACCAGCCTAATCTACGCTCTCCCATACATTTTTCTCTATACATTTGCTTTTCACACGTGTCATTTCCTGATGAGGAGGGAACGCAAAGCAAGCGTTACAACATCCGAAAAAGCAAGGAGTTACAAAGATAGACACACTGACGCAACTGTGTTCCTCCAAGGGAGGATTAGGCACCAAAGCATTGTAAATCTGCATCCCACGAACTTGAACTCTATTTCAAATGTGTCCCTCAAAACTCATTAACTAAAGTGACAAGAACCTAGAACTGGCTCAAGCTTTTCTGTAGcaacagaaacaacaaagcAAGAGAAAAACACCTTATTAAAGATCCTATAAACCTCAGTCAGCTATCAAATACAAGGGTGCCCATGAAAACTTTTGAAGAAGCCACCCGGGTCCAGCTTTTAATGTGTGACAATAACTGCACAAGGGGTATGAGACATCATTCGCTTAGTTGATATCAGTTCTTTAGTGACGCCAAGATAAgaattctaaataaaattacaGGTAGTTAGAATGAATATGACACTGGTAAAATGGAGTTAATTACCGGCTAACATCAAagtaccaaaaagaaaacaagttggTCACAAGATACAATATATCAACGGTTACCTTAtgtaaggaaacaaattaagaGCTCGAGACAtcagaaaaaatatagataagtAATGGCGTAGGACGAGATAACACGAAAAAGTGGCGATCAAAGTCAAACCCATTCCTTGAAGGCAACTAAAGTCAATACATATCTTCCAATTTGTAAATACCGTTGAAATGTCCTGCCGCAGATCATAACAGAACTTCAATCTGGAAACAGAGAAATCACATAGAAGCTAGCTACAAGGATCAAGAAGCATAAAAATATTTCCCGGAATTACAAACTAATAGTCTGAGAGGGATATTAAGTCCAGAGTTTACTTTTAGTTGATTTAGTCTTGAAGTGATACCATCTTGCTCTCCATACTCAATATAAACTCAAAGTTCAAAGATGGGATCGTGGCTGTGTCTGTGTGCTCCCTGTTGTTATGCTGAAAGACTGAAACATACAAGATACTACTATATCACAGTTTTCCCACTCTTGCCAAAACATCAATGAAAGTTATTAGTGAAGGAAAGCCCCATCGTCAGTGAGCAGCTTTGCACTATATATATGCTGATGACTCAATGGGAAATAAATATGATAAGCAATGGCTGtaacaaaaacacatataaatatGTATGAAAAATCACCACAAAGATGAAGAACTTAACAAGAACTCCTTGGACAAGGGTTCCAGAAACTTTCCCATATAGAGGATAGAAACGGTGCTGAAGACAACCCTGCAAGACATTGCAAACAGTCACTCGAGTATTTAAGAATTATACATGAGAAATCTAGTTAAGAACTAATCACTATCAGAAACACTTTCCCATATAGATGAGGAGGTTGATGGCCAAACTTCTAGAATTATGGAGTTAGATCAGTCCATTAACTGATTGGTAACCCCATAATTCTAAGAGTTGGGGCCATCAACCTTctcctcatatatatatatatatataccagtgGTTGTGTAGGAGGAATTCACATAAAACATAGGAAAGCCATCGATGCAATTCAGAGACCATACCCTAGAATAGAGATATCTCCCTAGGAACACAATAGCGGTGAGAGAGAGTTTCTTCGATTCTTAAAGAAGCAATGCCCATGGCCATGGGTGGGTAACTAACGGTCAATATCTGATCATCAATCTCTGGATACGAACGGTAGAGATATTAGTAAACAGTATAAGAAAATATCACACGCGTCGATCTATACATAATTTGGTTAGGATTAAACCAGTggtttgtaagttgtaactctGTGTGAGTAACCAATGGAGATATGGAGAAGATAATGAAatgctttttcctttttattaatctttatgACATTATGTAGATTTAAGATTGTTATAAAATCTGACCACACTTGATAAGTGAATTGGATTCAAAAGCATACAAATTTCCCTTTCTactcaaacaaaacagagattgCATTGGTTCGTCTACACATAAACATGAAcatgaaacaaaacacacatcatAGACAAGAAgagttaaaagaaaagaatagagGCAAAGGAGAGTACTGGAAGAGTTTGATCCAGTGATATAAGAAAACTCTTTAACGCTTGGAGAATTGTGGTGCTTTACGCGCCTTCTTGAGCCCAGCCTTCTTTCTTTCAACAACTCTGGCATCTCTAGTGAGCAAACCTTCCTTCTTCAAAGGCGATCTGTGGTCTGCACTTACCTTAAGAAGTGCACGTGCGACTCCCAGTGTAATAGCTTGTGCTTGACCAGAGAGACCGCCTCCATGGGCTTTCACAAATATGTCGTAGCTGTTCTCATACCCTAAAGTCACTAGTGGGACTTTCACATACTGAAGCCATAGCGGATTTCCCTGAAGGTACTCCTGTAAAAGGTTTTTACAATGATCACCACCAGCAATATGCGTGTATGGATTCAAAATCTTTCACATTCACAAAACTAATCATAATCTCTCCTTATTATCACTTTTTCAGCCCCTTATCCCTAGTCTAAACAACGAAGAATTCACCACCATACGAACTACTTGTTCATAACGTTTCAACTTTAATCTGTAGTAATGTACTGATACAACTCCCACATCACAAAGAACTGAATACAGACACAGTTTGATCACGAGACTAATACAGATACAGTTTGATCACTTCCTCAGCCACTACTTATCCTAATAATCTAAACAGCCTAGAATTCAACTGCTATGAAATGCTGCAACTTATACTACCAAATGCTTCACTCCATTACACACTATCTTCAAAAATTGAATCTCTCAAGAACCATAAACCCCAATATGAGCAGTCAATTCAGCTATGCTAAcccccaaaaccaaaacacatgAAGCCACTACTAGTAGCAACAGTGTCAAAGTGAATAAGATAATGGAATTAGGAATAATATAAGAACACAGATTCATAAATTATACCTTGGCATCACGATAGTTTATGATAACCTTCCCGGTACCTTCCTGAAGCACAACTCGAGCAATCGCGCACTTACGCCGTCCAGTGCCAATAATCTTCTGAGCAGCGAATCCTCCGGGGAGCCTCGATTTGACATACTTCTTCAGCTCGATTGTCTCCTCAACCTCCTCCGGCGGAGAAGCTACCGTGGCGGTGATAGAGAGAGAAGCGCGGCGAGCGG is a genomic window containing:
- the LOC104751367 gene encoding 30S ribosomal protein S9, chloroplastic-like; amino-acid sequence: MASISTLASSLSSLSFSSQVSQSPTTISFPRANSVFALPAKSARRASLSITATVASPPEEVEETIELKKYVKSRLPGGFAAQKIIGTGRRKCAIARVVLQEGTGKVIINYRDAKEYLQGNPLWLQYVKVPLVTLGYENSYDIFVKAHGGGLSGQAQAITLGVARALLKVSADHRSPLKKEGLLTRDARVVERKKAGLKKARKAPQFSKR